A window of Prolixibacter sp. SD074 contains these coding sequences:
- a CDS encoding 2-isopropylmalate synthase — MDDNRVYVFDTTLRDGEQVPGCQLNTIEKIEVAKALELLGVDVIEAGFPISSPGDFQSVVEISKAVTWPTICALTRAVEKDIDVAAEALKYAKHGRIHTGIGTSPYHIKYKLNSNEDEIIERSVAAVKYAKKYVEDVEFYAEDAGRTDNVYLARVIEAVIKAGATVVNIPDTTGYCLPNEFGEKILFLKENVKGIDKAAISTHCHNDLGMATANTVSGIMNGARQVEVTLNGIGERAGNTSLEEVVMTLRSHKELDLYTNINTKNIYKTSRLVSSLMNMPVQPNKAIVGRNAFAHSSGIHQDGVLKNRENYEIIDPAEVGINESSILLTARSGRAALKHRLEGLGFKLDKTKLDEVYEDFLKLADKKKQIKDDDLLVLLGEIGKGEHRIKIDFLQVVTGKDLVPMATVKLDIAGEKFTATESGNGPVDAAILAVKDIIHRKVVLEEFLIQAITRGSDDIGKVHMQVEADGIIYNGFGANTDIITASVEAFIDAINKIGNGTGNKI, encoded by the coding sequence ATGGATGATAACAGGGTATATGTATTTGATACCACATTGCGAGATGGAGAGCAGGTACCGGGTTGCCAGCTGAATACGATTGAAAAAATCGAAGTAGCAAAAGCCCTGGAACTGCTAGGGGTTGATGTGATTGAAGCCGGTTTTCCCATTTCCAGCCCCGGCGATTTCCAGTCGGTGGTTGAAATTTCCAAAGCGGTTACCTGGCCTACCATTTGTGCCCTGACCCGTGCAGTGGAAAAAGATATTGACGTAGCTGCCGAAGCGTTGAAATATGCCAAACACGGACGAATTCATACCGGTATTGGTACGTCGCCTTATCACATCAAGTATAAACTGAATTCCAATGAGGATGAAATCATTGAGCGTTCTGTTGCAGCAGTAAAATATGCCAAAAAGTACGTTGAGGATGTTGAGTTTTATGCTGAAGATGCCGGCCGGACTGACAATGTTTATCTGGCCAGGGTAATCGAGGCTGTTATTAAAGCAGGGGCTACAGTGGTCAATATTCCCGATACAACCGGATACTGTTTGCCCAACGAATTCGGTGAAAAAATTCTTTTCCTGAAAGAGAACGTAAAGGGAATTGATAAAGCGGCCATTTCAACGCACTGTCACAACGATTTGGGAATGGCTACCGCGAATACCGTTTCCGGAATTATGAATGGCGCCCGTCAGGTTGAGGTAACCCTAAATGGTATTGGTGAACGTGCGGGAAACACTTCCCTGGAGGAGGTCGTAATGACACTTCGTTCGCACAAAGAGTTGGATCTGTATACCAATATCAATACAAAAAATATATACAAAACCAGCCGGTTGGTTTCCAGCCTGATGAATATGCCGGTTCAGCCAAATAAAGCTATCGTTGGGAGGAATGCATTTGCTCACTCAAGTGGTATTCATCAGGATGGTGTGCTGAAAAACCGCGAAAACTACGAAATCATTGATCCGGCAGAAGTTGGTATCAATGAATCATCTATTCTGCTGACAGCCCGTAGTGGTCGTGCGGCATTGAAGCACCGTTTGGAGGGCCTAGGCTTCAAACTGGACAAAACAAAGTTGGATGAAGTGTATGAGGATTTTCTGAAACTGGCCGACAAGAAGAAACAGATTAAAGATGATGATCTGTTGGTATTGCTCGGTGAGATTGGTAAAGGAGAGCACCGGATAAAAATAGACTTCCTGCAGGTGGTAACCGGAAAAGATTTGGTTCCTATGGCAACCGTCAAACTGGATATTGCCGGAGAGAAGTTTACCGCGACTGAATCAGGTAACGGCCCGGTTGATGCGGCTATTTTAGCTGTAAAGGATATTATTCACCGAAAGGTAGTCCTGGAAGAGTTCCTGATTCAGGCCATTACACGTGGAAGTGACGATATTGGTAAAGTACATATGCAGGTTGAAGCCGATGGTATTATTTATAACG
- the ilvC gene encoding ketol-acid reductoisomerase, whose protein sequence is MAKMNFGGVEENVVTREEFPLAKAQEVLNEETIAVLGYGVQGPGQSLNLRDNGLNVIVGQRKNSKSWDKAVADGWVPGETLFELEEACEKATIIQYLLSDAGQIAVWPTVKKHLAPGKALYFSHGFGVTYKERTGIIPPEDVDVILIAPKGSGTSLRRMFLEGRGLNSSYAIFQDATGKAKERVVALGIGVGSGYLFETTFKREVYSDLTGERGTLMGAIQGIFAAQYEVLRKNGHTPSEAFNETVEELTQSLMPLVAENGMDWMYANCSTTAQRGALDWWKRFRDATQPVFEELYSEVAAGNEAQRSIDSNSKSDYRVKLEAELKELHESEMWKAGATVRQLRPENNG, encoded by the coding sequence ATGGCTAAAATGAATTTTGGCGGCGTCGAAGAAAATGTGGTGACCCGCGAAGAATTTCCTCTTGCAAAAGCGCAGGAAGTACTCAACGAAGAAACCATTGCCGTACTCGGTTACGGTGTACAGGGCCCCGGTCAGTCACTAAATCTTCGTGATAACGGATTGAATGTAATTGTCGGACAGCGGAAAAATTCCAAATCATGGGATAAAGCCGTAGCTGACGGTTGGGTACCCGGTGAAACACTTTTCGAACTGGAAGAAGCTTGTGAGAAAGCAACAATTATCCAATACCTGCTATCCGATGCCGGCCAGATTGCTGTTTGGCCTACCGTGAAAAAGCACCTGGCCCCGGGTAAAGCGCTTTATTTCTCTCATGGATTTGGCGTAACCTATAAAGAACGTACGGGTATTATTCCTCCGGAAGATGTGGATGTAATTCTGATTGCTCCGAAAGGTTCAGGTACCAGTTTGCGCCGTATGTTCCTCGAAGGCCGTGGCCTGAACTCCAGCTACGCTATCTTCCAGGATGCTACCGGAAAAGCGAAGGAACGTGTTGTTGCGTTGGGAATTGGCGTTGGTTCAGGTTACCTGTTCGAAACCACTTTCAAACGGGAAGTTTATTCTGACCTGACAGGAGAGCGTGGTACCCTGATGGGGGCCATTCAGGGAATTTTCGCTGCACAGTACGAAGTGCTGCGTAAAAATGGGCATACACCTTCTGAGGCTTTCAACGAAACGGTTGAAGAGCTGACCCAGAGTTTGATGCCATTGGTGGCTGAAAACGGAATGGATTGGATGTATGCCAACTGCTCTACCACAGCTCAACGTGGTGCGTTGGATTGGTGGAAGAGGTTCCGCGATGCAACACAGCCGGTCTTTGAAGAACTGTACAGCGAAGTCGCTGCCGGAAATGAAGCGCAACGTTCTATTGATTCAAACAGTAAGTCAGACTACCGGGTCAAGTTGGAAGCGGAATTAAAGGAATTGCACGAATCTGAAATGTGGAAAGCTGGTGCCACCGTGCGCCAATTGCGTCCCGAAAATAACGGCTGA